The sequence below is a genomic window from Elusimicrobiota bacterium.
TACTAGTCAAACCTGAAACGGACTCGGATTGCCATACAAATATGGACTAAAGCGATGTTGTATGGTAACTATTGACATTTACCATAATGTATGGTATTATTACCATATAATATGGTAAGCGCTAGAATGTAAGCAATTGATTTATATTTCACGAAGTCAGGAAGGCAGGCAATTGATCTTTATTTCATGGAGTAAAGTATTATGCTAGAATCATTATTTGGAAATAAAACCACTGAACGCATTTTGTTTTTTATTGAGCGCTACGGGGAAGGCTATCCCAATAAGATAGCCAATACTTTTGGTATCCGCGTAAATGCGGTTCAGCAGCAGATGAGGCGGCTTGAAAATGGCGGGATAGTTGTGAGCCGTCTAATGGGAAGGGTAAGAATTTACCAGTTTAACCCAAGGTATCCGTTTGTAGGGGAGTTAAAAGCGCTTATCAAGAAAGCATTTGCATTCTTGCCCGAAAGCGAGATGCAGAAATATTACATGCTTCGCACAAGGCCGCGGAAAGCAGGTAAGCCTATTTGAAAAACATTTCTAAACTCACCATTCTTGAACTCGCACAACTTGTAGCCGATAACTTGTCTAGAAAGAATATTGAAGCAGTATTAGTCGGCGGCGCATGCGTTTCAATTTATAGCAAAAATAATTATCAATCTTATGACCTTGACTTTGTTACTGAAAGCAGCCTGAAGGAAGTCCAAAACGCGCTGAAAGAGATTGGATTTAGCGAAAAAAAAGGCAGAATATTCAGCAGTCCAAAAACAGAATATGTTATTGATTTTGTTGCCCCGCCCGTATCCATAGGGAACGAACCAATAAAAGAATTTTTTAATCTGGGGAAATTAAAACTATTAACGCCGACTGACTGCGTAAAAGACAGGTTATCGGCTTATTATTACTGGAACGACGCCCAGTCTTTGGAGCAGGCGGTTATGGTAGCTGAGGCCCAGAAAAAGAAAGTGAATATTAAAGAGCTTGAACGTTGGTCCAAAGCAGAAAACAATACGTCCAAATTTCAAGACTTCATGGAGAAGACAGATTTCAAATAGACGGAGAGGCGTATGGCTGAAAAAAAGAACCTCAAGGCTAAGATAAAGATAACCAAAAACGGCCCTTATACTGTTTCAGGTTCGGTCCCTTTAGGAAAAGAAATAATAATTTCTGATGAAAGCGGCGTTCCGAAAAGCTGGAAAGCGGGCGAGAAATATCCCGATCAGGAATCTTATGTTCTGTGCCGGTGTGGGCAGTCTAAAAACAAGCCGTTTTGCGACGGGGCCCATCTAAAAAACGGTTTTGACGGTACGGAAACTGCCGATAAAACAAAGTATTCCGAACAGGCTCAAGTAATTGAAGGACGAGATCTTATACTTACCGACGCGCAAGATCTTTGCGCGGTCGGCCGTTTCTGCCATCGCGGGGGCAGTGCATGGGAATTGGCATTGCGTTCAGACAGGCCCGAATCAAAAAAAATGGCGATTGCGGACGCCTGCGATTGCCCCTCCGGGCGGCTGGTTGCCTGGGAAAAAGGATCAAAAAAGCGGATTGAGCCGAATTTCAAAATACAGATCAGTCTTGTTGAAGATCCTTTCCGCAGGCAAAGCGGCCCTCTCTGGGTAAAAGGCGGAATCCCGGTTCAATCAGAGGACGGGACTTTATACGAGATCAGAAACCGCGTTACTTTATGCCGTTGTGGGCAGTCTAAAAACAAGCCGTTTTGCGATGGAACTCACTGCGAGATAAATTTTCAAGACGGCCATAAGTTTTAAGATAAACGATAGCCCCTGCGCGTTGTTCCGATTTATCGGAACTGCAGGGGGGAGAAAGAGGTAGAATTGAATTCGTGGCGGCGTAGTGAAGAAATTAACACTTGACAATCGTCTAATAACCGTCTAAATATCGTCTGA
It includes:
- a CDS encoding winged helix-turn-helix domain-containing protein, with product MLESLFGNKTTERILFFIERYGEGYPNKIANTFGIRVNAVQQQMRRLENGGIVVSRLMGRVRIYQFNPRYPFVGELKALIKKAFAFLPESEMQKYYMLRTRPRKAGKPI
- a CDS encoding CDGSH iron-sulfur domain-containing protein, with translation MAEKKNLKAKIKITKNGPYTVSGSVPLGKEIIISDESGVPKSWKAGEKYPDQESYVLCRCGQSKNKPFCDGAHLKNGFDGTETADKTKYSEQAQVIEGRDLILTDAQDLCAVGRFCHRGGSAWELALRSDRPESKKMAIADACDCPSGRLVAWEKGSKKRIEPNFKIQISLVEDPFRRQSGPLWVKGGIPVQSEDGTLYEIRNRVTLCRCGQSKNKPFCDGTHCEINFQDGHKF